The window aaaaggtatatataAAACATATGATAATGTGGTTTATAACAATTTAAATCATATATGAATTAATCATGTAAAAGGAAAACTAAGATAATGTGACtcaatgagagaagaaaaagaaattaacAAGGTAATATaaactaatcataaaaaaataaaactatggTGGTATGAttttatattagaagaaaagggagggagataatttagaccatagatCAACCATCCAATAGTTAGAAACAGTTGAGGTGATTTGACTTAATGAGAGAATAGAGAAATATCATTAACTATACTTAGTGGAGATGATcactttatagatatataggatatCCCTCCTCCTCGAACCACCAGAAATATTTTTGGTAACTGGCACCGAGGAGTCCCTAGCTAGACGAGTTACTCCGAGGAGTGTCTAGCTAGACGCTTGAAAATGGTTTTATTCAGGGTTAGTGTACTTCGTTGGTCAATTTTGATGTTAATGAaatgataaagtttttaataaCAAAAAGTTGTTTAATTCCACgcaggttatcttcatgtcATTAAGCTAGCTTCAATATTAGTGTTGATGTTATGGTGGAAGGAGCATTATATTACGCGCAATAGTGTTACTTTCTTAGAGTTGATAGTCAAGTATCTTTGTATTTGTATTCTACTATGAGTGACGTAATATGTTAGAATGTATAtggttttttaagtttattatcaattaattttgtttgttATGGTAGTTAGGGTTTGGCCTTTCAACTACTGTCTAATTTTGTTTGTTATGGTAGTAAGGGTTTGGCCTTTCAACTACTATCTTTTTAGCTAAAAAGCTTATTGATTGTACGTAGTATAACAAAGGCCGAGGATGCAATATATTTCCATTACCTTAAATTGAGCTAATATATTAGCATCATTCCAAATTATAGGGCGTCATCTTTTGAAGGATAATCAAACTCGATAACGTTAAAATGattgtaataattatttttatgttaagtattatatatgtatatcattagatttatatttttaagtatttttatatgataCTGATTTTATATTCGTTTGGAATATAACGTGAAATAAATTAATGATATATACCTTCTGATTTGGGATGGTGGGAGCAGTAATTTTTGGTTTTTATTTACCAACCAACCCATCGGTATACACAAAGCTGCATGGGATTCATTTATTACACAGAATTCCACACGTGATATATATGATTACCGCGCACAGTGAAACCCAACATATATACGTGAAACCCAACGTACGGAGTGTCTACTAACGTACCTGATTCACCTCAATAATTTCTTGAATGATCCTCTTTAGTGCAAAATCATAAATGGCAATCGTGGAATGGTTAGCATTAGCTATCTTGACGGATTTGAATCGCTTCTCCTGTCCTGGCTGCCGACCCATCTCCGTGTCAAACGCCAACATGCTGATCAGGTTGATCTCGCCGTCTCCGTCACCATACGCTGCCACCTCCGGTGACGCGTCTAATaagtcatcgtcgtcgtcgtcccacaACACCAGTTGCAGCGGCGTCTTGTTGCCCACCGCGTTGATGCACGTCATGGGCACCATCGGCGCCTCGAGGCTGTACATCCTGGGGACGGCCCGTCGCCGGAAAGGCTCGACGCCCTCGCCGAAGCCGAGGGCGGCTAGGAGATCCTCCATGTCGCACGCGGAGTAGTCCCTCCTCTTGGTGACCACGAGCGGCTCGCGGCCGAACACGGCCGGGGACGGGAAGCTCGCCATGGCGGACTCGAAGCTCCTCCACATGGGCCTCGTGGACGTGGCTGTCGGGACGAAAATTATGCCCGTCCCCGTGATGAACTTCATCACCGAGCCTACGAACCCATCTTGGAGCGTAGGCGCGACCAGGACGAGGCGCTCGATGTGCGCGTCCCGCCACGCCCGCGGGGTGCTCCTGACGAACTCGAGCGCGACCATCCCTCCGTAGCTGTGCCCCAGGATGACGgccttcttctgcttcttcttgGTCGCTGCCTCGACGAGCGCCATGAACTCGCTGAAGTAGCGAGAGTACACCTCGGATGTTTGGCCGGGTACCGGCGGGGCGTAGCGAAAATCATAGGGAGCTCCGAACATGGTGTCCCCATCACGGTATCCCAATTCTTCCAGCCAGTCTCTGAGCTTTCCAAGGCATTGTGCTCTCTGTagactaaaatatatatatatgtaatcaaGCAATTACTCCAGCATTGAATCACGTAATTTCACCGGTTTGTATAATTGTTAACGTTTTGAACAACAAAATGGTCTTCATAATATATCTTTTTACtacttttttataatatatacataaataaatacaactgtatttttattatagttctttgtatgatatatatatatatatatatacacacacacacactattttttaaaagaatattaatagttaaagcTTTAAGACTTTCACTACAATCTTATCTAAAACATAATTTATTTCTGAAATTGAAGGAAGAAGTACTAATgattctttctcttttcaagAGTCAGCTATGCATGTGTatgggaaactattttaaactatcTTTTTCAGCCCCAACCCAGTCTGATATCTTTCTCTGCTCGGCTTGTCTCTCTTCGGCTCAACTCAACCCACAATGCAGGTTCGATGAATTAAAAGTTGAATTAAAATGGAAATGAAAAATGATGGGGGAGTAGTGAGAAATCGATTTTTGCATCAATTGGAGGTGGAAATGCATGGAAGGCAGATCCACATGGTGGCAGTACTAGGGTTAGGCCTAGTTCAGCggataaaaaaaagggagagtATATCTTCTCATAgttttctaaatatttttataactaGTGACATGTAAACAACGAGTGGATGGTTTAAAATCCACTCTCCATGTGCTCATCTGTCCCACAAACtagggccctgtttagttcctccaaaatggcaaaagtttgATTGTTTTGGAACAATTTTTACCgaaatggatctaaacactagtgGTAAAAAGTTAGCAATTTGGTATTTATCATTTGGGAGCCTAGAGTAACACATTTTGCCAAAAAGTGTGTTGGGAGCCGTGCTCTCTCTGTCATTACTAATAAACTGGTAAAATTTTAccatgcatctaaacaccaactacCAAAACTTCAATGCCAAATCTTTTGCCATCAAAacatttaccaaaaaaaattggcatAGTAAATTGATCTAAACAGGCTCTAGCTAtagctaggttggtttttttctgGGAATAAGGGACCGAGAGAGTATATTGCCATTTTAATCAGGTGATTCGTGGACTCGTGGTTGGTAGGAGCGAAACTTACCGGTTAACAGGGTTCTTGTAGCCGAACGACCATGCGGAGCCGAAGTTGGGCACCCGGGTCTCGACGCCGGGCAGGTTCCGGTACTCGTTGGCGGCGGGGTCGTAGACCAGGGTCATCTGCTCCAGTGAGCAGTCCGCGTAGTCGTGGACCAGCAGCTCCGTGTTGTTCTCCCACAGCCCAAACCATCCCTTCCCCTTCATCGCGCCGCAGTGCGCCGTCGACGGCCGGTACGCCTCGGTGAGCCGCGCCTCCAGGTCGCTGCAGCTCGCCCCGGGCACCAGGAAGATCGGGTGGAGCTCACCCGCATCGTCCTGCGGCGTTGGCCGGCGGTGGCTCGGCCAGAGGTGGTCTCGGATCAGGGGAAGCgggagcagcaggagcagcaggcGCAGGAGTACAGGAACGATAGATGCCATGGATGGATTGCCTCTGCAGGTCTGATGGCTGAACGTCTCTGTCTGTATGGATCTCTGATTCCTTGAAATATAGCGTGCAGAGGCGGGCTAGCTACAagcctactccctccataatgCAGCGTCAGAGGCGGGCTAGCTAAACGAGCAGAATCAACGCTTGAGCCTACCTTCGCACACCCCCACTAGTTTTATAAAACTTAGATGCGAGGTGGTTTCTTTTAGAGCACTCTTGCTCCCTCTGATTTATACTACATAAGTTGTTTTATCTTTTTCCCAGAGTATACCAGAGTTGTCCCTATCAAATTTGTGCTTaaataataagaaaaagaaaaaaaatagattacaAATTTGTAGTATGTACGTTGCAGAGTAGTTGTACGGGTTTCAACAAGTTTTTAATAGATTTGTAACCccatatttaactatttgtcttagtagaaaaatattgttattatttatttttgttgggACTTGTTTATCCACTAAGATATTTTAAACATGAATtacattttcatatatttatataaaatttttaaataagacgaatggtaaaatatgcataaaaaaagaacggCGCCATATTTTAAAAACCGGAAGAAGTATGTGTTACAGAGGTGTGTCAagtattaattgatgatatatttattatataaaTAGACTATTAAATTACCTATAAATGATGTGTTGAATTTTATGGCTAATAGTTTTTTATACTaagtactattaaacttgcccGTAAACTAATGGCAAATAAAGTTACACCATCGTGTATCATGAGTGTACACCACCTAGCACCTTTGGCGATGCACGTCGAAGGACCTCTGCTAGCTGTCACAAATTTGTGCTATTCTATTTATTATTTACAAGAATAGCTCGAGAAAAACACTATTATATCCACTTTAAAGGACTAAAAGTTACCCCAATCTCTCTCCAAGTGAGAGAATCATGAGATAAATCTTAGGACGAATCATAGCCGTCAGATAGAGCAACGGTAACAAAAGCAACCGTTGGATATAGAATCGGTCCTGGTCACAGAAGTAAAAAAGTTCTGAACGTGGCCTGGCTTCCAAACAAAGCATCCTGatccctaaaaaaaaaaaaacaaagcatcCTAAACCTGAACAAACACGAGGGGAACGGAGGCATCTGGATGCGTATTGCTGTGGGGGACTGTCAcgaataaaagaaaaaggaagggctgtcagaaaaaaaaaacagcacgtAGAGGCGTATtcccttgaaaaaaaaactcaacgtGACACTTACAGCACAACGAATTTGTCCCACCAGGTTTGACGGTAGtaactaatcaaattattatctaCCTTATCATGTATGCTAGAGATATTAAAATCATAATTTCAAAAACAAAATTGAGTTATGTTTCGCTTATTATCATATAATAATACCCcatgcatatataatatatgcagATTAAGTTTATCACAGGAAAATAAAGTTTACGAAaacatctacttcctccgtttcaccatgtaagtcattttaatattttccacattcatattgatgttaatgaatctagatagatatatatgtctaaattcattgacattaatatgaatgtgagaaatgctagaatgacttatatcataaaacagagggagtacaaatcTACCGTGATCATGTTGAATTAATTGTTTTCATTAAAATATTCTTCATTACAAACAAGAATATTTATTTATGTTCCAAATTTAAGAAAATCACATCCAATAGAGATACTCGTGCATGCGGGATAATTGGCATCAAAGTTCTCATTTAAATTTATAACTTTAAATCAAGATATCACGAAGGCACaacataattatataatttatagaAAAGTAGAAAACATCCGTTTAGTCACCTCTACAAAATGATTTTTACTGGCGTCCATTTTATATTTTTGGTAAGGCCAACCCATCCGCCAGTAAtcaaaggccagtgaaaataGAGAATTTTCACAAGCGAAAATTAGCCGCTTGTGAAAATGTAATTTTGCTGGCGGGTATGTAAGGAGAGCTGCTTGCGAAAATATAATTTCGCTAGCAGGTATGTAAAGAGAACCGCAAGTGAAAATCCCCCACAGGTTCAAAATCCCCTACCCCAAATCCAAAATTCTCTACCACCCTAATTCATTTACAAATCCCAAATTCAACACAAATCTCATAATCCATTCAACAAATTCATTCACAAACATTGTAATCCATCACAAATCACTAATTAAACTCATAtccattcacaaatcacaaagaatatgaaaaaaaaatacatcgcCAGGAGGTAGGGTGGACGGGAGCAGAACTGGATCCACCTCGTCTCCTCACAGCGGCCACCGACCTAGCTTCGCCATCGACCTGCTGCGGCTCCCAAGTTCGGCCGCTGGTCAGCCGCCGGGAGCCTCGCCACCCACTCGTTGTCATTGCCCAAggtgcctcccgccgccggaacCATCGGCCGCGCCCCTCCGGAGGACGGATCCGTAGCCCACGGCGCGACTCGTGCCCCTCTGCAGCACTCGAGAGAAGATGGGAGGAAGGGATGAGTGGTGAGGAGTGAAGGGATAAAGATAAGGGGTGGAGAGGGTTTTTTTATAGCGCGAAGTAATTTTTTTCCGGGCAGCTGTGTAGGTAGTGAAAAGTTATTTTTAGAAGCGGTTGTGTAAGTAGACCGCTTGTAAAATAGACGACCGCCAGTGAAGATCTGCCATCTTCGCTGATGGTGTATTAAGTTCACAGCCAGAAAAAACCGTAACATCTTCGCAACATGGattattcttttaatatttcttattttattctgaattttagttatttttaaattgtatttctatttttaGCCTACACAATAAATGCGATGCTTCTAAGACTGTTTAAATACTATAATAGATTGGTGGTTGAATTTCAAATGGTTAATCAAAGTCTCATTCTTAGAGGTAATATTCAGAAggcctatctttttttttcacggaATTGTGTTAGGTGGAGCATGATCGATCTGCTTCACTGTTACGAGAAAATGATGTTACAAGTACAGGAGTACAACAAGTGTAGCGGTATCCATCCTCCACACTGTACTTAGTCTAACCATCATCGTCTGTTTGTTATATGGTCATCTTCATACGGTCATCATGCCATACAATTAATGCGTGATCGGTGTAGGAGGCAGCGAAAACAATGGAAATGGTAATCTCTCGCGCGCTACACCCTCTTTAATTAAGAAATTTtcatctatataaaaaaatcatccTTACTGAATAATTGCATATAATTCTTCGCCCTCCGCTTGATACTACAGTATAGCCTCGTAGGAATTCCACCGAACAATACCGCAAAAGTTTTGGGACATTTGACTATTTGCCACTCATGTAAGTTAACACTCTTATAATTAAGCTGCCACTCTTCGATTCTCCAATTGCCCAATTATACAACTATTATTGGAGAGGTGATATCTAATTTTGCGTTACTTTTGTCATTGTGGCATGATATTTAGGTCATGTTTGGGGGAagtttaagattctgagaagcagccgGAGAGAATCTAGCAGGTGAAAATCTAGAAAAGTTGGCTTTTCCAGTTTCTggcttttagtttattttctggattccACAACTATAGATTATCAAAATCTGAGTAAattctaaaggaaaaagtatgaattaccccctgaactataacagtcgaccgaattaccccccctaaATTCGAAAATCAGACATCGTTCATCTTGAATTTTTCATACAGGACAAACCCCCCCCCTCCCATGGTACTGTTGAGAGCGGTTTAGGGTTCGAATAGCACACGTGGTAGTCCAGtcaacaaacattttttttaacaaagttAGGGCCTACTTGTCAAATCCTCGcccccctctctcttctccctccccttctgAACCGCGCGGCAGAAGCGGCCGGCCCGCTCTCCCGCACATGCTCGCCATGGAGGAGGGGCGCGAGCACGCCAGGCATGGAGGCGGAGACGAGAGTGGCGCGACCgacggagagggcggcgagcgcgcgaggcatggaggcggaggcgagagCGGTGTGACTGGCGAAGCAACCGGCGGAGAGGGCGGTGAGCGCGCCTGGCATGAAGGCGGAGGCGAGAGCGACGCGACCTCGGCGAGGGCGGTGAGTGCGCCCGGCATGGAGACGGAGGAGAGAGCggcgcgaccggcggcgagggtggcgagcGCGCCTGGCATGGAGACGGAGGTGAGAGTGGCGTGACTGTCGGCACGACCGGCAgcgagggcgacgacgacgcggtcgAAGATGAAGGTGTTGCGGCGGAGACAGCCATATGCGCAGTAGGGAGGCGTTCGCCGCGCTCGTCCTCCACCCCCGCCTCATGCTCCCGCGTtggctcgccgctgccgccgacgtcgtcgagTGGCGAGAGCCACATTGGCTGGATCTGGCCATTAATGAAGAgctcgcctccaccgccgcaccTTCGCCGCCAGGGAAGAGGGCGTCGTGGGCGAGGCTGGACAGCGCGTTGACAAACGGGTTGGAGCTCTGCATGCGCTATCgcatccgccgcgccgccgcccactctGACCTCACCGCTGTCCCGAGCACTGGTGGCTGCGCGcgccctcttcgccgccgcccactcTGACTGCCATCGTTCCGAGCTCTGCCTCCCCCTTCGTCGCCTCGAGTTCTGCCCGCCACCGTCCTCGAGGTTAGTTggtgagggagggagaagagagagtattttggagagagatagagaggtgAGGGGTAGAAGAGAGGGGCCCGCtgatttaaaaagaaaagaattgcTG of the Oryza sativa Japonica Group chromosome 2, ASM3414082v1 genome contains:
- the LOC4329826 gene encoding lecithin-cholesterol acyltransferase-like 1; translated protein: MASIVPVLLRLLLLLLPLPLIRDHLWPSHRRPTPQDDAGELHPIFLVPGASCSDLEARLTEAYRPSTAHCGAMKGKGWFGLWENNTELLVHDYADCSLEQMTLVYDPAANEYRNLPGVETRVPNFGSAWSFGYKNPVNRLQRAQCLGKLRDWLEELGYRDGDTMFGAPYDFRYAPPVPGQTSEVYSRYFSEFMALVEAATKKKQKKAVILGHSYGGMVALEFVRSTPRAWRDAHIERLVLVAPTLQDGFVGSVMKFITGTGIIFVPTATSTRPMWRSFESAMASFPSPAVFGREPLVVTKRRDYSACDMEDLLAALGFGEGVEPFRRRAVPRMYSLEAPMVPMTCINAVGNKTPLQLVLWDDDDDDLLDASPEVAAYGDGDGEINLISMLAFDTEMGRQPGQEKRFKSVKIANANHSTIAIYDFALKRIIQEIIEVNQVR